The Clostridium sporogenes genome contains a region encoding:
- a CDS encoding CDIF630_02480 family spore surface protein encodes MDKNNNKENFMAMPIEKHDTAAWANIENMKPICNVSIPSEGEVRNAKEWVDTNQK; translated from the coding sequence ATAAAAACAATAATAAAGAAAATTTTATGGCAATGCCTATAGAAAAGCATGATACTGCTGCATGGGCAAATATTGAGAATATGAAACCTATTTGTAATGTATCTATCCCAAGTGAAGGTGAAGTAAGAAATGCCAAAGAATGGGTAGATACTAACCAAAAATAG